The Methanobacterium formicicum DSM 3637 nucleotide sequence CTGGAAATCCTCCAGGGGTAGCTGATACTCAAGAATATGCACCCGTGGATTTTCAGGTGTGATCCTCCAGTCACTGGTATTAAGTAATATTCTGTCAGATAATAGAACGATAACCAGTTGAAAAATGAGTATGCCTATTATAGCCAGGAATACTCCCAATAAAAGGAAAAGAAGGATGTTAACTCCGAAAAAGAGGATGTAGATCATGATCATGTTGCTACCAAACATGCGGAAAGATGCCTTTTTACGACGGGTGGGGGGTGCCTCTGGTATGATTTTTTCTCCCTCTACCCATGCAAAGTAAAGGGTGGCCTGGCGGATGGCATCCTCAAATGCCTGGATTGCAATGAAAAGTTCTTCTTCCAGGAGATCAATTTTAGGGGAGATTTTAAAATTAGTAGGAACCGTAACTGGTAGTAGCTTTACAGAAAATGGGTTTGTTGCCTGTATTTCCACACGAACTTCCCATTTATCCTCTTTGTTGGTAGCAGTGTATCTTAAAACTCCAACACCATCTACTACTCCTTTGGAGATATTTTGAAATGAGTCCGGTTGAGGTAAAAGATAAAATTCTCGCAAAAAATCAAGTGCTTCTTCCAGGTGCCCTGATGAGAGTTCAGTGTCAATAATGAAGTTTTTTTCCAACATTGGCCTCCCATTTATAAAACTCAAAAACATTTTCAAAAGTTAAGGAATATATTGAAGCTTTATCTGGGTTCTAATGTTATTATATATCTCAATTTTAATAAATTGAACGGTGACCAGTCATAATAAGTGAACGAATACTCCCTTAATATTCAGCTGACTTTAATAAGTAACCCAATATTCTCTTAATATTCCTCTGATTTTGATAAGTAATCGAATATTCCTTTAATATTCGGAATCCCTTATTCCTCCGAACTATGCCTAAAAATCTATTGTTGGTATCATTAGATTATTCACAAAGCATCTGGAAAGTTATTGCAAATTATTTGCAAAACAGGGGGATAAGTTATAGCAAGTTATTGCGAAGCATCTGGAAAGTTAGCAAATAGTTTAAAAAAATGATCCCACCTACTCGAATTACAAATAAAAAATTTAAAATGATTTCACAGTATTGAAAGCTGTAGGATTACTCCCAATATGAGTTTTAGTTATATAATATCCTGCAGGAGTAACTGTCATTATTTTACTTGATTCTATTTTGTATACTATTACATTTGAGACAGCTTTAGATGATACCATGGCTGTTGGCATTGTTATTTTTTTAAGTTTTTCCAATTGTTCCATATCAATTCCCCCTATTTTATTATTATGGGATGATGTTGTATATACTAATCTGTCAAAATTTGTAAAGGTCATTAATCATTTTTAAAAAAGATAATTGGGAATAATAATTAAGATCTTGGAAGAGGATGTTTATATCGTTAATAGGTTGGGCGGGGAGAATCTGGTAAAGTCTACCTTGAATATAATGTAAGATTCAGGAAAGATGCTGATGAAGCAGAAGAATTAATCCTGGAAACAGCTCGTAAAGAAGTCCGTGGATCGGTATCTTGAAAAACGTGGCTTTGTCAAATTCTTTTAATCAATTAATTTTCTATTGTAGGCAAATATGATCGAAATAACTAAATAACGAAAGTACTACCATATATAAATAATAGTCTTATTATGGTGTGTAAAAATGATCTTAACTGGAATTGAGGATAATCTACATTATGGAATTTTTATACTGGTTGGTATACTTTCTTTTGTAGTTGCATTTCTTGTTAGACCAGCATTCGATAAACATTATAGAAGTTTTCAAATTGAGAAAATAGCCGATTATACATATTTCATTGCAGGTTTTTTGATGTTAATCGGTTTATTTGGTTATTTATACTATTCCAAAAACATAGATCAACAATTTTATGAAGCATTCTCCTTTCTCATTACAATGTATATTGGCTTTTTTTTACTAGTATTCCAAGCATTTCTAAAAGCATAACTCTAAAAAACTTTTTTTTCCATATTCCTCTTAATTTCGTTAATTTTTATTGTTTATTAAATTAGGATTTAATATTAAACGCTATTAAAATGATTATAGTATGATAATAGTGAAATACTTTTAATATAAGCTCTGAAATTCTATATTATGAAACTGGTGGAAGAAAGAAACCCTGAAACCCAGCGGGTACTGGAGATTATTAATGAAGGATTATCAAAAAGAGCAGTTATTACTATCATGGCTTCATGCCGTGTTAATTATGATGGAAGAGCTGTGAGTCGCCTGGGAGTAGGTGACAGGATCATTCTAATCAAATCAGATGGTTCATTCATAATTCACCAGGACCGAAACCTGGAACCTGTAAACTGGCAACCACCCAAAACCAAAGTCACTGTTGAAACCTACCAGGGAATGGTCAAAATAAGGGGAGTCAGAAGAAATCCCTCTGAATCACTGGAGGTGGAAATTCTACAGACACACCTGGCCTCATATTTCATTGGTGAAGATGTGGAAAGCCTGGAACTGGCAGGTTACGAAGCAAATATGGGAGACCTCATATTCAAAGACCCTGAAGTTGTTGAAAAAGGGTTCCGACCTACCTCCCGTGAATACCACACTCCCCAGGGATTTATCGACATACTGGGCAAGGATCAAAATGGAAATATCACCATCCTGGAATTGAAAAGTAGAAAAGCAGGCATTAATGCAGTTAAACAGTTAAGAAGATACGTTGACTGTTTCAGTGACCATAAAGAGGCTGTAAGGGGAGTATTAGTTGCTCCTTCCATCACGGATGATGCCAGGCAATTGCTGGAAGAACAAAAGATGGAGTTCAAGGCACTGGAACCTCCAAGGGAACTGGGAACTGATAAGGTAGTTACCCTGGAAAATTTCTTTGGACGGAGCAGTTCCTAAACCAATTGAAGAATATGTTAAAAACATAAGTTTTATTTAACCGCTATTATTAATCTATCTTTTTTTTCAACCTTTTTTTATTTTCAAATTGATTTTTAAAATTAAACAATTTTTTTTAAGTTACTTCCCTTTATAATTTCATGTTTTTTTATTCTAAATACTAATATTATTAACACAAATATTCCAGATAATCATTTAATCTAATATTCCATCTGATAACTTTAATCAAAACAGGAATATTCCAGTTAAATATCCCTCACCAGAGTTGCCAGTTGATTGAGATTGCGCACCTCATGGATTTTGGCTCCTGCGTCACGATAATGGGAAACACAGCTATCAACCACATCCCATTTTTTCTTATCTTCTGGATTGAATATCATCACCTTATGACATTTACGACTCATTTTTTCCACCAGATGGG carries:
- the nucS gene encoding endonuclease NucS — translated: MKLVEERNPETQRVLEIINEGLSKRAVITIMASCRVNYDGRAVSRLGVGDRIILIKSDGSFIIHQDRNLEPVNWQPPKTKVTVETYQGMVKIRGVRRNPSESLEVEILQTHLASYFIGEDVESLELAGYEANMGDLIFKDPEVVEKGFRPTSREYHTPQGFIDILGKDQNGNITILELKSRKAGINAVKQLRRYVDCFSDHKEAVRGVLVAPSITDDARQLLEEQKMEFKALEPPRELGTDKVVTLENFFGRSSS